The following are encoded in a window of Sphaerisporangium siamense genomic DNA:
- a CDS encoding dynamin family protein produces the protein MPENRGGDLPDLALQAKDALLRLQQVPAHPELDALRLAAEKLAAKVIENAEKKVRIGLFGGFSVGKSLLLGTLLGNPLLLPVHNQATTANVAVLRLTQSDGDTARITGGRAEYLGDAELAGYVARLLDHAAEAADQANVPKEESARLRTLPREPRALPALRDFVRDQAAARPHSSLSLLLAEIDKLRDALEAVTPGTAEDLDPNGLMELLTQAEGRDGPQDAPSGLGVRRAMVRRLVLEVSVPVTTWNLAELHGAEVEFVDVPGRGGGEDWARHEFLTGLEIGDVTVAMVMFSADRARTAERLTLSNLIYHTGRLPEDFEDCLFASVGKFDAVPGLPWLLLSEDERTSLLPSPPTEAQLFDAAGDIRGIFTAARELLPAGRDDRIVVISSLVHLARAADAAPTEQWARDVTAKLSRRKEVDEAREKADGWARIGFPPGEIGAALRAFTEDGGIARLREKLFAHARGRGLDLHVRQVARDVAALAEHEAELASVQAGLGPLEVTERETAARLRAAVAALSSHVSDMRAELWGTLGDPRHRQDGAPSLYDRIRQDAANGVAEWPLWLVLLGSVDNGMIVVRDVPGGPHAGPGDDDWDDLDDEDDEPLVPLPTAPVNVRDFLAPYQETCRSLYGSVNDRLTRAVADWVGGRRRAFAEQRLVVEEVVDQRLREAAAQEALRDPAAQYVLALFQALDWLLGEKALVKRVEGRLASVSPPAEQELDDSFPFDPTRSLAWHPGSPRRGKREYCDMIQVFRLRRELGEAASGHVGQHLAALQTRACRVLDRRLAEIGSRLVWPDKLSEIISARETGEDAGGTHA, from the coding sequence ATGCCTGAGAATCGCGGCGGAGACCTTCCCGACCTGGCGCTTCAGGCCAAAGATGCGCTGCTGCGGCTGCAGCAGGTCCCGGCGCACCCGGAACTGGACGCGCTCCGGCTCGCGGCGGAGAAGCTGGCCGCCAAGGTCATCGAGAACGCCGAGAAGAAAGTAAGAATCGGGCTGTTCGGCGGGTTCTCGGTGGGAAAGTCCCTCCTGCTCGGCACGCTCCTCGGCAACCCCCTGCTGCTGCCCGTCCACAACCAGGCCACCACGGCCAACGTCGCCGTGCTGCGGCTGACCCAGAGCGACGGCGACACGGCCCGGATCACCGGCGGCCGGGCCGAGTACCTCGGCGACGCCGAGCTGGCCGGGTACGTCGCCCGGCTGCTCGACCACGCGGCCGAGGCCGCCGACCAGGCCAACGTGCCGAAGGAGGAGTCCGCGCGGCTGCGCACGCTCCCCCGCGAGCCGCGCGCGCTGCCCGCCCTGCGGGACTTCGTCCGCGACCAGGCCGCCGCCCGCCCGCACAGCTCCCTCTCCCTGCTGCTGGCCGAGATCGACAAACTGCGCGACGCCCTGGAGGCGGTCACGCCCGGCACCGCCGAGGACCTGGACCCCAACGGCCTGATGGAGCTGCTCACCCAGGCGGAGGGCAGGGACGGCCCGCAGGACGCGCCGTCCGGGCTCGGGGTGCGCCGCGCGATGGTGCGCCGCCTGGTTCTGGAGGTGTCGGTCCCGGTCACCACCTGGAACCTGGCCGAACTGCACGGCGCCGAGGTCGAGTTCGTCGACGTGCCGGGGCGGGGCGGCGGCGAGGACTGGGCCCGGCACGAGTTCCTGACCGGCCTGGAGATCGGCGACGTCACGGTCGCGATGGTGATGTTCAGCGCCGACCGCGCCCGCACCGCCGAGCGGCTGACGCTCAGCAACCTGATCTACCACACCGGCCGGCTGCCGGAGGACTTCGAGGACTGCCTGTTCGCGTCCGTCGGCAAGTTCGACGCCGTCCCCGGCCTGCCCTGGCTGCTGCTGTCAGAGGACGAGCGCACTTCCCTGCTGCCCTCGCCGCCGACCGAGGCGCAGCTCTTCGACGCGGCGGGCGACATCCGCGGCATCTTCACCGCGGCCCGCGAGCTGCTGCCCGCGGGCAGGGACGACCGCATCGTGGTGATCTCCTCGCTGGTCCACCTGGCCAGGGCCGCCGACGCCGCGCCGACCGAGCAGTGGGCGAGGGACGTCACCGCCAAGCTGTCGCGGCGCAAGGAGGTCGACGAGGCCCGCGAGAAGGCCGACGGCTGGGCCAGGATCGGCTTCCCGCCCGGGGAGATCGGCGCGGCGCTGCGGGCGTTCACCGAGGACGGCGGCATCGCCCGGCTGAGGGAGAAGCTGTTCGCCCACGCGCGCGGCCGCGGCCTCGACCTGCACGTCCGTCAGGTCGCCCGGGACGTCGCCGCGCTCGCCGAGCACGAGGCCGAGCTGGCGAGCGTCCAGGCCGGGCTCGGCCCGCTGGAGGTCACCGAGCGCGAGACCGCCGCCCGGCTGCGCGCCGCGGTCGCCGCGCTGTCCAGCCACGTCAGCGACATGCGCGCCGAACTGTGGGGCACGCTCGGCGACCCGCGCCACCGGCAGGACGGGGCCCCGTCGCTGTACGACCGCATCCGGCAGGACGCGGCGAACGGCGTCGCGGAGTGGCCGCTGTGGCTGGTGCTGCTCGGCTCGGTCGACAACGGCATGATCGTCGTCAGGGACGTCCCCGGCGGGCCGCACGCGGGGCCCGGCGACGACGACTGGGACGACCTCGACGACGAGGACGACGAGCCGCTGGTGCCGCTGCCCACGGCCCCGGTGAACGTGCGCGACTTCCTGGCCCCGTACCAGGAGACCTGCCGCTCGCTGTACGGCAGCGTCAACGACCGGCTGACGCGGGCGGTGGCCGACTGGGTGGGCGGCCGGCGCCGCGCCTTCGCCGAGCAGCGGCTCGTGGTGGAGGAAGTGGTGGACCAGCGGCTACGCGAGGCCGCCGCCCAGGAGGCGCTGCGCGACCCGGCCGCGCAGTACGTCCTGGCGCTGTTCCAGGCCCTGGACTGGCTGCTCGGCGAGAAGGCCCTGGTCAAGCGGGTGGAAGGCCGGCTGGCTTCGGTGAGCCCGCCCGCGGAGCAGGAGCTGGACGACTCCTTCCCGTTCGACCCGACGCGGTCGCTGGCCTGGCATCCGGGCTCGCCCCGGCGCGGCAAGCGCGAGTACTGCGACATGATCCAGGTGTTCCGGCTGCGCCGCGAGCTCGGCGAGGCGGCCTCCGGGCACGTCGGGCAGCACCTGGCGGCGCTGCAGACCCGCGCCTGCCGGGTGCTGGACAGGAGGCTGGCCGAGATCGGGTCGCGGCTCGTCTGGCCCGACAAACTGTCGGAGATCATCTCGGCACGCGAGACCGGTGAGGACGCGGGAGGCACGCATGCGTGA
- a CDS encoding ATP-binding protein: MSEVFSVVSAIDQVPLARHRARGTLAAWGVDDEIVFTAGLIVTELVTNVAEHAAAESPSATVMLAADRHWVTVAVHDTHPRLPRALASPRDDDGGRGLRMVMLLAEEAGGRHSVEPAPGGGKHVVVHLPR; this comes from the coding sequence GTGAGCGAGGTCTTCTCCGTGGTCTCGGCGATCGACCAGGTGCCTCTCGCCCGGCACCGGGCACGCGGGACGCTGGCCGCGTGGGGCGTGGACGACGAGATCGTCTTCACGGCGGGTCTGATCGTGACGGAGCTGGTGACGAACGTGGCCGAGCACGCCGCGGCGGAGTCGCCGTCCGCGACCGTGATGCTCGCCGCCGACCGGCACTGGGTCACCGTGGCCGTCCACGACACCCATCCGCGCCTGCCCCGCGCTCTGGCGTCCCCGCGCGACGACGACGGCGGCCGGGGGCTGCGCATGGTCATGCTGCTGGCCGAGGAGGCGGGGGGCCGGCACTCGGTCGAGCCGGCGCCCGGGGGCGGCAAGCACGTCGTCGTCCACCTCCCCCGCTGA
- a CDS encoding helix-turn-helix domain-containing protein — MGERMCPGCRKTLLSRYSGDPICAPCARSSRGALPAAPVWLWDSAEIREALASADLPAFLLRVRSAMGLSQLELASLVGWSQSTVNRVENGERNTLYDIRELLRFADAIDMPRHALAPLFTGDEGAILALPGTNDDVEIDRRHFTGMLAGTLAAGAGWGSAAVPSRVDTAHVKHLESAMARLGAEDQRVGGALVLPSALRLLARARRMLDEASYSEEVGRRLLSLAGTLSVDAGWYAYDSGDQRLARHLYGEALICADHAGDQEVRVHAASLLAMQYVRLAQEGPGRAREALRFAAMAKEAARHWASPRTYALLALRETSAHAVLGDRTAWRKSISTAWREFERGPCEDDLTWTGFVSEGEMFSFEARSAMALGRPAAAVDLYQRAIAARKAEHAAQADERRNRSYGRACLADALLASGARSEALAEGLALLPDIGGSRRTLQELTGLREAADESSEFAYRYDRLLAA; from the coding sequence ATGGGCGAGCGGATGTGCCCGGGGTGCCGGAAGACCCTGTTGAGCCGTTACAGCGGCGATCCGATCTGTGCTCCCTGTGCGCGGTCGAGCCGTGGAGCCCTGCCGGCCGCACCCGTGTGGCTGTGGGATTCCGCCGAGATCCGCGAAGCCCTGGCGTCCGCCGACCTTCCCGCCTTCCTGTTGCGCGTCCGCTCCGCCATGGGCCTCAGCCAGCTCGAACTGGCCAGCCTCGTCGGCTGGTCCCAGAGCACGGTCAACCGCGTCGAGAACGGCGAGCGCAACACCCTGTACGACATCCGAGAACTCCTCCGCTTCGCCGACGCCATCGACATGCCGCGTCACGCCTTGGCGCCTTTGTTCACGGGCGACGAGGGGGCGATCTTGGCTTTGCCGGGAACGAATGATGATGTGGAGATCGACCGACGACATTTCACCGGCATGCTCGCGGGAACGCTGGCGGCGGGTGCGGGATGGGGCTCGGCAGCCGTTCCCTCCAGAGTCGACACGGCTCATGTCAAGCACCTCGAATCCGCGATGGCACGACTGGGGGCCGAGGATCAGCGAGTGGGGGGCGCCCTGGTGCTCCCCTCGGCGCTCCGTCTCCTCGCGAGGGCGCGCCGCATGCTGGACGAAGCCTCCTACAGTGAGGAGGTCGGCCGCCGGTTGCTGTCGCTTGCCGGAACTCTGAGCGTGGACGCGGGCTGGTACGCCTACGACTCCGGCGACCAGCGGTTGGCCCGCCACCTGTACGGCGAGGCGCTCATCTGCGCCGATCACGCTGGAGACCAAGAGGTCCGCGTGCATGCCGCGTCGTTGCTCGCCATGCAATACGTGCGTCTCGCGCAAGAGGGTCCGGGACGCGCGCGTGAGGCCCTGCGCTTCGCCGCCATGGCGAAGGAGGCGGCGCGACACTGGGCCTCTCCGCGCACGTACGCATTGCTCGCGCTCCGCGAGACGTCCGCGCACGCCGTTCTCGGCGATCGAACCGCATGGCGCAAGTCCATCTCGACCGCGTGGCGGGAGTTCGAACGGGGACCCTGCGAAGATGATCTGACGTGGACGGGCTTCGTCAGCGAGGGGGAGATGTTCAGCTTCGAGGCCCGTTCCGCCATGGCGTTGGGCAGGCCCGCCGCAGCGGTGGACCTGTACCAGCGCGCGATCGCCGCCCGGAAGGCAGAGCACGCCGCGCAGGCGGACGAGCGACGCAACCGGTCGTACGGTCGTGCCTGCCTGGCCGACGCGCTCCTCGCCTCCGGTGCGCGCTCAGAGGCCCTCGCCGAAGGGTTGGCGCTTCTGCCGGATATCGGTGGGTCCCGGCGCACCCTTCAGGAACTCACCGGGCTTCGCGAGGCCGCCGACGAATCATCGGAGTTCGCCTATCGGTATGACCGGCTCCTGGCCGCCTGA
- a CDS encoding PadR family transcriptional regulator, whose translation MEKRRKVSNPLALAAMAWLVRGPMHPYELGRRLQETGMDRSIKYNRGSLYMVVEQLRKAGFVAEQETVREGQRPERTVYALTEQGRAELYDWMRELVTEPRHEYPYFGVALSLLSVLEPGEAAELLGRRLETLTAEVEETRASMQALLDGGLLWIFQIEEEYRLTVLEAEQRFVAKLIDSLRRPGHAEAWHELFRSDT comes from the coding sequence GTGGAGAAGCGACGTAAGGTGTCCAACCCGTTGGCGCTGGCTGCGATGGCGTGGCTGGTGCGGGGGCCGATGCATCCCTATGAGCTGGGACGGCGGCTGCAGGAGACCGGGATGGACCGCAGCATCAAGTACAACCGGGGCTCGCTCTACATGGTGGTGGAGCAGCTCAGGAAGGCGGGCTTCGTCGCCGAGCAGGAGACGGTGCGTGAAGGGCAGCGGCCCGAGCGGACGGTCTACGCGCTCACCGAGCAGGGGCGCGCGGAGCTGTACGACTGGATGCGCGAGCTGGTGACCGAGCCACGCCACGAGTATCCGTACTTCGGCGTCGCGCTGTCGCTGCTCAGCGTCCTCGAACCGGGGGAGGCCGCCGAGCTGCTCGGCAGGCGGCTGGAGACCCTGACCGCCGAGGTGGAGGAGACGCGGGCGAGCATGCAGGCCCTCCTCGACGGCGGCCTGCTGTGGATCTTCCAGATCGAGGAGGAGTACCGCCTCACCGTGCTGGAGGCCGAGCAGCGCTTCGTGGCCAAGCTCATCGACTCTCTCAGGCGGCCCGGCCACGCCGAGGCGTGGCACGAGCTGTTCAGGAGCGACACATGA
- a CDS encoding FAD-dependent oxidoreductase: MTGIRTALVIGGGIAGPVAAVALRQAGIEATVYEAYAASADGVGATLVIAPNGLDALGAIGAGEAVLAIGLPISHNLVVDGRGRPIGEFPRLADLPPSRAMWRPDLYRVLHEHAKARGVAFEYGKRLVGAEETPDGVLARFADGSTAVADVLVGADGVGSAVRSLIDPHAPDPEHVPLLNFGGLADLKVPARPDAVYFVYGNKGFLGYWVQPDGRTAWWSNLPHGAPMTAAQARETAPEEWLRRLAEVYAGDVPGRDLVRHTSPRDLSVLGTMHIMPSTPRWHRGRMVLVGDSVHAPSSSSGQGASLAVESAIELARCLRDLPDAPAAFAAYERLRRPRVESVAARAARTNNTKTLGPVGRTMMKLMMPLAMKTFLTPEKTLGPEQRHHIDWDAPAA, from the coding sequence ATGACGGGGATCAGAACGGCACTGGTCATCGGCGGCGGCATCGCGGGGCCGGTGGCCGCGGTGGCACTGCGCCAGGCGGGCATCGAGGCCACCGTGTACGAGGCGTACGCCGCGAGCGCGGACGGCGTGGGCGCGACGCTGGTGATCGCGCCGAACGGCCTGGACGCGCTCGGCGCGATCGGCGCGGGGGAGGCGGTCCTCGCCATCGGCCTGCCGATCTCGCACAACCTGGTGGTGGACGGCCGGGGTCGGCCGATCGGCGAGTTCCCACGGCTCGCCGACCTGCCGCCGAGCCGGGCGATGTGGCGGCCGGACCTGTACCGGGTGCTGCACGAGCACGCCAAGGCGCGGGGCGTCGCCTTCGAGTACGGCAAGCGGCTCGTCGGCGCGGAGGAGACCCCGGACGGCGTCCTGGCGCGCTTCGCCGACGGGTCCACCGCCGTCGCCGACGTGCTCGTCGGCGCGGACGGCGTCGGCTCGGCGGTGCGGTCCCTCATAGACCCGCACGCCCCGGATCCCGAGCACGTCCCGCTGCTGAACTTCGGCGGCCTCGCCGACCTGAAGGTGCCGGCCAGGCCGGACGCGGTCTACTTCGTGTACGGCAACAAGGGCTTCCTCGGGTACTGGGTGCAGCCCGACGGCCGTACCGCCTGGTGGAGCAACCTGCCGCATGGTGCGCCGATGACCGCCGCCCAGGCCCGCGAGACCGCGCCCGAGGAATGGCTGCGCCGCCTGGCCGAGGTCTACGCCGGCGATGTCCCCGGCCGCGACCTGGTCCGGCACACGAGCCCCCGCGACCTGTCCGTGCTCGGCACCATGCACATCATGCCGTCCACGCCGCGCTGGCATCGCGGCCGGATGGTCCTGGTAGGGGACTCGGTGCACGCCCCGTCGTCCAGCTCGGGGCAGGGGGCGTCGCTGGCCGTCGAGAGCGCGATCGAACTGGCCCGCTGCCTGCGCGACCTGCCCGACGCGCCGGCCGCGTTCGCCGCCTACGAGCGGCTGCGCCGCCCCCGCGTCGAGAGCGTCGCCGCCCGCGCGGCCAGGACCAACAACACCAAGACGCTCGGACCGGTGGGCCGCACCATGATGAAGTTGATGATGCCCCTGGCGATGAAGACCTTCCTCACCCCGGAGAAGACCCTCGGCCCCGAACAGCGCCACCACATCGACTGGGACGCCCCGGCGGCGTAG
- a CDS encoding DUF2278 family protein, which translates to MPLRSYGVLAARAVARRREGASETPHYQIHLADQAGTAYRAAVNVLSQQAPSELLYLAVEDFAHPLLQTLPAPGAGWTPLASGPGGAALDFIRGNLFDPALMRPLPPEVTGDDNDLGDKLDHYVRRAIGDPGASVYVFGERWGPEPSTRDKIFGFLPGNGVHDVHMNQGNSGRFHQDDGVWQDGGLLIHLPGESRWIAIFLAFQSQAWHTDDVTGHSLVAAPGRPAAGEEPVRIVAALANPVGPAPENETVTVLNASAAPVDLAGWSLSDRAKHLRPLPPGPLAAGAFLTLPAGPELQLGNGGGAITLLDPAGLKVHGVAYTADQARREGWTLTF; encoded by the coding sequence ATGCCACTGCGCTCGTACGGGGTGCTGGCCGCGCGCGCGGTCGCGCGGCGGCGCGAGGGCGCGTCCGAGACGCCGCACTACCAGATCCACCTGGCCGACCAGGCGGGGACGGCCTACCGCGCCGCGGTGAACGTGCTGTCGCAGCAGGCCCCCTCCGAGCTGCTGTACCTGGCCGTCGAGGACTTCGCCCATCCGCTCCTCCAGACCCTGCCCGCCCCCGGCGCGGGCTGGACGCCGCTCGCCTCCGGGCCCGGCGGCGCGGCCCTGGACTTCATCCGCGGCAACCTGTTCGACCCCGCGCTGATGCGCCCGCTGCCGCCCGAGGTCACCGGGGACGACAACGACCTCGGCGACAAGCTCGACCACTACGTGCGGCGGGCGATCGGCGACCCGGGGGCGTCGGTGTACGTCTTCGGCGAGCGCTGGGGCCCCGAGCCGTCCACCCGGGACAAGATCTTCGGGTTCCTGCCCGGCAACGGCGTGCACGACGTCCACATGAACCAGGGCAACAGCGGCCGGTTCCACCAGGACGACGGGGTGTGGCAGGACGGCGGGCTGCTGATCCACCTGCCGGGCGAGTCCCGATGGATCGCGATCTTTCTGGCGTTCCAGTCGCAGGCCTGGCACACCGACGACGTCACCGGCCACTCCCTGGTCGCCGCCCCTGGCCGTCCGGCCGCCGGGGAGGAGCCCGTGCGGATCGTGGCCGCGCTGGCCAACCCCGTGGGTCCCGCGCCGGAGAACGAGACGGTCACCGTGCTCAACGCCTCCGCCGCCCCCGTCGACCTGGCCGGGTGGAGCCTGAGCGACCGCGCCAAGCACCTGCGGCCGCTCCCGCCGGGGCCGCTCGCCGCCGGCGCGTTCCTGACCCTGCCGGCGGGCCCGGAGCTCCAGCTCGGCAACGGCGGCGGCGCGATCACCTTGCTGGACCCGGCCGGGCTGAAGGTCCACGGCGTGGCCTACACCGCCGACCAGGCCCGCCGCGAAGGCTGGACCCTCACCTTCTGA
- a CDS encoding CGNR zinc finger domain-containing protein → MNFNSHSDAVVAVAAALVNRLTPGEAHGRPHPSPPEGPARRDAAREALRAGGGRDREVSDDTACRLARVAAELRVVFDAVEAGDVDTAALQVNRLLDRTQARPRLERHDGEPWHLHFHGPAGTVGDDWAAACATGLAIVLGGELYDRLGVCTAPHCDRVYIDTSRNGTRRFCSTTCQNRVKTAAFRARRA, encoded by the coding sequence GTGAACTTCAACAGTCACTCCGATGCCGTGGTGGCGGTGGCGGCCGCGCTGGTCAACCGCCTGACCCCCGGCGAGGCGCACGGCAGGCCCCACCCCTCCCCGCCCGAGGGACCGGCCCGGCGCGACGCGGCCCGCGAAGCACTGCGGGCCGGGGGCGGGCGCGACCGCGAGGTCTCCGACGACACGGCCTGCCGGCTCGCGCGGGTCGCCGCCGAGTTGCGCGTGGTGTTCGACGCCGTCGAGGCCGGGGACGTCGACACCGCGGCCCTCCAGGTGAACCGGCTGCTCGACCGCACCCAGGCCCGCCCCCGCCTCGAACGCCACGACGGCGAGCCCTGGCACCTGCACTTCCACGGCCCCGCCGGCACCGTGGGCGACGACTGGGCCGCCGCCTGCGCCACCGGCCTGGCGATCGTGCTCGGCGGTGAGCTGTACGACCGGCTCGGCGTCTGCACCGCCCCGCACTGCGACCGTGTCTACATCGACACCTCGCGCAACGGCACCCGCCGCTTCTGCTCCACGACCTGCCAGAACCGGGTCAAGACCGCCGCCTTCCGCGCCCGCCGCGCCTGA
- a CDS encoding class I SAM-dependent methyltransferase, producing MSILTREAAQNWITRWDRQQEGYLPDREERFTALIDAVEAGAGRPDPLVLDLGCGPGSLSSRLLDRLPGATVVAIDADPLLLALGGAVNAGRPGLRFADHDLREPGWAAALGLPRAADVAVSTTALHWLSAEGLRAMLAELTSVLRPGGLFLNGDHMEAGDVAPRLGELERAVHDRATARRFAAGMPEDWREWWDAAGADPELAELCHARERRVAGADHHGSESLFLSTHVAALREAGFGEIGTLWQNGHNRLLGAVYG from the coding sequence GTGTCCATTCTCACGCGTGAGGCGGCCCAGAACTGGATCACCCGCTGGGACCGGCAGCAGGAGGGCTACCTGCCCGACCGCGAGGAGCGGTTCACCGCCCTGATCGACGCCGTCGAGGCGGGCGCCGGACGGCCCGACCCGCTCGTCCTGGACCTCGGGTGCGGACCCGGCTCCCTGTCCTCCCGCCTGCTGGACCGGCTGCCCGGCGCGACCGTCGTCGCCATCGACGCCGACCCGCTGCTGCTGGCCCTCGGCGGCGCCGTCAACGCCGGACGACCCGGCCTGCGCTTCGCCGACCACGACCTGCGTGAGCCCGGGTGGGCGGCGGCGCTCGGCCTGCCGCGCGCGGCCGACGTCGCCGTGAGCACGACGGCCCTGCACTGGCTGTCGGCGGAGGGGCTGCGCGCGATGCTGGCCGAGCTGACGTCGGTGCTGCGCCCGGGCGGGCTGTTCCTCAACGGCGACCACATGGAGGCCGGCGACGTCGCGCCCCGCCTCGGCGAGCTGGAGCGCGCCGTCCACGACCGGGCCACCGCCAGGCGGTTCGCCGCGGGCATGCCCGAGGACTGGCGCGAGTGGTGGGACGCCGCGGGCGCCGACCCGGAGCTGGCCGAGCTGTGCCACGCGCGTGAGCGCAGGGTCGCCGGCGCCGACCACCACGGCTCGGAGTCGCTCTTCCTGTCCACGCACGTCGCCGCGCTGCGCGAGGCCGGTTTCGGGGAGATCGGCACGCTGTGGCAGAACGGCCACAACCGCCTGCTGGGCGCCGTCTACGGCTGA
- the add gene encoding adenosine deaminase, translated as MSTPSAPSAGAFIAALPKVELHVHLVGSASVPTVLDLARRHPGGPVPTTEEELREFYVFRDFAHFTTVYEGVNGLVREPEDVATLVTGAARDLAAQNARYVELTVTPYSHHRMGMTPRAVTEALDLAAREAAGFGVRVAYIFDIPGEYGVDAARATLDHALAEPPRDLVGLGLAGLEEVRARHRDTFRDAFRAATAAGLHSLPHAGEVGGPPIIWEAVEGLRAERIGHGIRCLDDPRLVAHLRETRLPLEVCPTSNVRTRQVPDLASHPLPRLLEEGLYVTLNSDDPPMFGTTLDQEYRVAAEVFGLGPAALADLARAAVLASFLDEDGKREIIDEIGRVPIPA; from the coding sequence ATGAGTACCCCATCGGCCCCATCCGCCGGCGCGTTCATCGCGGCCCTCCCGAAGGTCGAGCTGCACGTTCACCTGGTCGGGTCCGCCTCGGTGCCCACGGTGCTGGATCTGGCCCGGCGGCACCCCGGCGGCCCGGTCCCCACCACCGAGGAGGAACTGCGGGAGTTCTACGTCTTCCGCGACTTCGCGCACTTCACCACCGTCTACGAGGGTGTCAACGGCCTGGTCCGCGAACCCGAGGACGTCGCCACCCTCGTCACCGGCGCGGCCCGCGACCTGGCCGCGCAGAACGCCCGCTACGTCGAGCTCACCGTCACCCCGTACTCCCACCACCGCATGGGCATGACCCCGCGGGCGGTCACCGAGGCGCTCGACCTGGCCGCCCGCGAGGCCGCCGGGTTCGGCGTGCGCGTCGCCTACATCTTCGACATCCCGGGCGAGTACGGCGTCGACGCCGCGCGGGCCACCCTGGACCACGCGCTGGCGGAGCCGCCGCGGGACCTCGTCGGCCTCGGGCTCGCCGGCCTGGAGGAGGTCCGGGCGCGCCACCGCGACACGTTCCGTGACGCCTTCCGCGCCGCCACCGCGGCCGGGCTGCACAGCCTGCCGCACGCCGGGGAGGTCGGCGGCCCGCCCATCATCTGGGAGGCCGTCGAGGGCCTGCGGGCCGAGCGCATCGGCCACGGCATCCGCTGCCTGGACGACCCGCGGCTGGTCGCCCACCTGCGCGAGACCCGGCTGCCCCTGGAGGTCTGCCCGACCTCCAACGTCCGCACCCGCCAGGTGCCCGACCTCGCCTCCCACCCGCTGCCCCGGCTGCTGGAGGAGGGCCTGTACGTCACGCTCAACAGCGACGACCCGCCCATGTTCGGCACCACGCTGGACCAGGAGTACCGCGTGGCCGCCGAGGTCTTCGGCCTCGGCCCCGCCGCGCTCGCCGACCTGGCCCGCGCCGCGGTCCTGGCGTCGTTCCTCGACGAGGACGGCAAGCGCGAGATCATCGACGAGATCGGCCGGGTGCCGATCCCGGCCTAG
- the pgl gene encoding 6-phosphogluconolactonase yields the protein MSVPTVLVHRDATVLAKAVAARLITGLADALAAKGSAHLVLTGGGIGTAALAEVAANPAHDAVEWPRLDIWWGDERFLPTGDAERNETAARRALLDHVETDPERVHPIAGPDSGLTAEEAADRYAAELRAASRPEDHGPVPSFDVLMLGLGPDGHVASLFPEMPALYDERPVVAVHGAPKPPPTRITLTLPTIGAAREVWVIAAGEEKAGAVRLALQGSGPFQVPGAGARGRLRTVFLLDRGAAAKIPPDLGRLASP from the coding sequence GTGAGTGTTCCCACGGTCCTGGTGCACCGGGACGCCACGGTGCTGGCCAAGGCGGTCGCCGCCCGGCTGATCACCGGGCTGGCCGACGCGCTGGCCGCCAAGGGCTCGGCGCACCTGGTGCTGACCGGTGGCGGCATCGGCACCGCCGCCCTGGCCGAGGTGGCGGCCAACCCGGCGCACGACGCGGTGGAGTGGCCGCGGCTGGACATCTGGTGGGGCGACGAGCGCTTCCTCCCCACCGGCGACGCCGAGCGCAACGAGACCGCGGCCCGGCGGGCGCTGCTCGACCACGTCGAGACCGACCCCGAGCGGGTCCACCCGATCGCGGGCCCGGACTCGGGCCTGACCGCCGAGGAGGCGGCCGACCGGTACGCGGCCGAGCTGCGCGCGGCGTCCCGGCCGGAGGACCACGGGCCGGTGCCGTCGTTCGACGTGCTCATGCTGGGCCTCGGCCCGGACGGCCACGTGGCCTCGCTGTTCCCCGAGATGCCCGCCCTGTACGACGAGCGGCCGGTGGTCGCCGTGCACGGGGCGCCGAAGCCGCCACCGACCCGGATCACGCTGACGCTGCCCACGATCGGGGCCGCGCGCGAGGTGTGGGTGATCGCGGCGGGCGAGGAGAAGGCGGGCGCGGTGCGGCTGGCGCTCCAGGGTTCGGGGCCGTTCCAGGTGCCGGGCGCGGGCGCGCGGGGACGGCTGCGCACGGTGTTCCTGCTGGACAGGGGCGCGGCGGCCAAGATCCCGCCGGACCTCGGCCGGCTCGCGTCCCCCTGA